The Acidimicrobiales bacterium sequence TCTCGGTCATCGCGACGTCGATCACGACGGAGAACTCGAGCGCCTCGAACGCCTCACGCCAGCGGGGCGAGTCGGCGAGCGAGTGGATCGGGTTGGACGACTCCACGAACGCGGCACGGAACCGGTCGGGATGCGTCGTCAGGATCTCGTCCGGGATGCCGTTGCAGGGCATCAGGCCGCCGAGGATCCGGTGGTTCCCGACCGGCGTCCGACGATCACCGCCCCCGCCACCGCCGCTCAGCTTGCCGAACGCCGTGTGGAGGTTCATCCCGCCCTTCACGCCGAAGTTGCCGGTGAGGATGAAGATCAGCTTCTCCAACCAGGAGTTGAGCGTGGAGTGGGGCGCCATCTGGATGCCGAGATCCTCGAAGATCGCACAGCTCTCGGCCGCGGCGATGGTCTCGGTCGCGTGGCGGATCTCGTCGAGCGGGATCCCGGCCTTGTCGGCCCACACGTCGAGGTCGACGCCCGCGACCAGGGCTTCGAGTTCGTCGAGCCGGTTGGCATGCTCGGCGAGGTACGCCCGATCGGCGAGGCCCTCGGTGAGCAGGATCGCGAGCATCGTGCCGAGCAGCCAGGCGTCGCCGCCGGGGCGGACCTGGAGGTGGATGTCGGCCAGCTCGGCGGACTCGGTCACCCGCGGGTCGATGATGACGAGGGTGCGCTCCGGGTCGTTGGCGATCTCCTTGATGACGGTGCGGGCTCGGGGGATCCCGTGCGAATGCCACGGGTTCTTGCCGAGAAAGACCGCGCAGGCCGTGTGCTCCATGTCGGGCGTGGTGTGGCACGACATCGCACCGAAGAGCTGCCCGTCGACCCAGAACTCGCCGGTCTTCTCCTGGGCGAGGGCGTTGGACGAGTACTTCATGCCCAGCGCCTTGCGGGTGGCCCCGGAATAGCCGCCCGGCAGGTGGTTCCCCTGACCGCCGCCGCCGTAGTAGAAGATCGTCTCCCCACCGTGCTCGTCGCGGACCCGGGCGAGCCCGGCGGCCACCTCACGGATCGCGGTGTCCCAGTCGATCTCCTCGTAGCTGCCGTCGGCGGTGCGCCGCATCGGGCTGGTGAGCCGATGGGGACCGTTCTGGTAGTGGTCGAGCCGCAGCGCCTTCTCGCACGTGTAGCCCTGGCTGGCCGGGTTCGCCTTGTCGCCCCGCACGCGGGCGAACGTGCGCCCGTCGTCGCCCAGCTTGATCTCGACCCCACAGTTCACGCTGCACAGGTTGCAGGCGGTCTGGTGCCATTGCTGGTCGGTGGTCGTGTCGCTCATGGAGGACCCTCCGGTGTCTCGACGTGGCTCCGTTCTAGTGGGTCGGGCAAGTGAGTTCAACAAGAGAACTGACTCGCCCTGACGTAGGCTCGCCCCGGTGCGACGGATCGTGGTGATGGGAGGGCCGGGCAACGGCAAGTCGACGCTCGCCGCCGCGCTCGCCGAACGACTCGGGTTGGTCCACATCGAACTCGACGGCCTCTTCCACGTGACCGACTGGGAGTCCGCCACCGCCGCCGAGTTCCGATCCTCGCTCGTCGCTCGGATGGACGCCGCGCCGCAGGGCTGGGCGATCTGCGGCAACTATCTGTCGAGGGCCGAGGACCTCCATCTCGCCCGGGCCGACACCGTGGTGTGGCTCGACCACGCCCGCCCGCTCGTCACCTGGCGAACCGCGAAGCGAACCGTGCGCCGCGCCGTGACCCGACAGAAACTCTTCGGCAACGAGATCCGCGAGCCGATGCGCAACTTCTTCCGCTGGGCGCCCGAGCACAACATCATCCGCTGGGCGTGGGTGCATCACCCGATCTATCGGGAGCGGATTCCCGTCCACCTCGCCCGGCCGGCGCTCGACCACCTGACCGTGCACCATCTCCGCACGGCGGAGGAGGTGGACGAATTCCTCGACAGCGTCCCCGGCAGCGACCGGTAGCGTCGCGCCATGAACCGTGGCGTGCTGATCGGGGCCTCGGCCTATGTCCTCTGGGGATTGTCGCCGATCTACTGGCGGTTGGTCGACGATGTCGGCTCGCTCGACGTGGTGCTCGCCCGGACCGTGGCGACCGCGTTCCTGCTCCTCGCCCTCCACGTCGGCGGACGGACCTTCACCCGGATGCGGTCCCACATCGCCGACCGGCGAGCCGCCGGGATGTTCGTCCTGAGCGCCACGTTGCTCGGCGGGAACTGGCTGATCTTCGTGTGGGCCGTCACCAACGAACGGGTCATCGAGACGAGCCTCGGCTATTTCATCAACCCGCTGCTGTCGGTCGTGCTCGGTGTCCTCGTGCTCGGCGAACGGCTCCGGGTCGGTTCGATGGTCGCCGTCGCGATCGCCGCGGTCGGCGTCATGATCCTGACGATCGACGTGGGTTCGCTTCCGTGGGTGTCGCTCAGCCTCGCCGCGTCGTTCGCGGCGTACGGCCTGATCCGAAAGACCTCCCCGGCCGGTTCGCTGGACGGGCTCACCCTCGAGATGCTCGCCCTCGTGCCCATCGCCCTCGTCGCGCTGGCGATCCGTGCCGCCATGGGCGACGGGATCGCGGGCGTGTCCGTGCCGGGTCGGGACCTGTGGCTGCTCGGCGCCGGCGTGATGACCGGGGCGCCCCTGCTCCTGTTCGCCAACGCGGCCCGCCGGATCGAGCTCTGGCTCGTCGGCATGCTCCAGTTCATCGCGCCGACCCTGCAGTTCATCCTGGGCGCGGTCGTCTGGAACGAGCCGTGGAGCGGCGGTCAGGTCGTCGGCTTCGTCTTCATCTGGAGCGCGCTCGGCGTCTTCGTGGTCGACCAGGTGCGCTCGGCCCGGGGTCAGGTGATGATGTCGAGCGCGTCGAGATCGAGGATCTGAGCCGCGGCCCGCTCGATCATCGCCATGAACATGTCGTCGCCCCGGTCCGTCTGACCGACCAGGATCGAGCCCAGCATCGTGACGAACGGGCCCTGGAACGAGCCGTGGCGGTACTGGTCCATCACCTCGTCGGGGGTGAGCTCCACCCCTGCGGCGGCCATCGCGACGCGGTAGCGCTCGAGTGCCTCGGGCTCGTGGCGTCGCCGGTCCTCGGGCTCGGCGCTGTTGCCGAGGAGGTAGCCGACATCGCGACCACCGGCGGCCACGCCGATCGTCTGCCAGTCGACGGTGCTCACCGGTGCCCCGCCGTAGGCCGACGCGAACATGAGGTTGTCGAGCCGATAGTCGCCGTGAACCAGGGTGCGGGCCGCCGGCTCGCGCTCGATCCAGTTGCCGATGTTCGCCGCGAAGGTCTCGACCATCGTGCGGGCGTCGTCCGACAGCCGGGCCTGATAGCGATCGACGAACATCGGCGTGATCATCTCGATGTAGGCGATCGCGTCGGCCCCGCTGGCCTGCAGCCATTCGATGTCGTCGAGGGTGGGATCGTCCCAACGCGGCGCATGGAGACCGGCGAGGTTCTCGACCGCGAGGAGGACCTGTTCGTCCGGTGCGCCCGCGATCTGATCGCCCTGGCGGGCCGGGGCGAGGTCCTCGAGCACCAGGGTGAACACGGTGGAGTCGTCCGCGACCGCGCCGTACAGACAGTCGGGGACGACGACCGCGAGATCCGGCGCGAGATCGGTGTAGAAGCGGACCTCGTTGCGATAGCCGCCCGCCGCCCCCGCGGCGCGGCTCTCCTCGCTCGGGGACGGGAACTTGATCACGACGGAGGCGGGCGCGTCACCGGCGTCGCCGGCATACGTGAGCTTGTAGCGCTCGTTGTGGGCCATCTGTCCGGTGCCCACGGACTCGCGGCTGATCGAGACGATCTCGACATCGTGCCCGTTCGCCGCCAGCACCCGCTGGAGCCAGTGGCCGGTGACCTCGGCGGGGTCGGCGATGATCGCCGGCGTGACCGTTCCTTCTGACGCAACCATGGCGGCACTCTACGATCCGGGCATGGCCTTCACCGGATTGGCCCCTGCCGGCCGCCGGCTCGTCGAGCACCTGCGCTGAACGGACGCCCGTTCGGGCGTCTTGTCACCCGGCGCGGCGGATGTTGGTGAGGATGGCGTCGCGCAGCTCGAGCCAGCGCGGGCGCGGCAGATCGTGGCCCATGTCGCCGAACATCAGCAGGCGTGAACCCGGGATCGCCTTCGCGGTGGCGATGCCGCCCGAGGGCTTCACCAGCGGGTCCTGGAGGCCGTGGACCACGAGGGCGGGCACGGTCACCTTGCCGAGCCGCGCCGTGCGATCGGGGCTTCCCGCGATCGCGGCCGTCTGCCGGGCGACCCCGGCCGGCGTGAAGCTGCGGCTGACGCCCTCCTGGCTGCGCTTGCGGTGTTCTTCCTCGTCGAAGTGATCGCCGCTGATGGCGCGGAAGAGGACGACGGACTCGTCCACCGCGTTCTCGAGGGTCGGTGCGGGTCGGCGTCCGAGCTTGGCCATCAGGGAGAACGCGACCCCGCCGTTCTTCTTGTCGCTGGTGTTGCTCATGATCGAGCAGATGCTGCGCACCTTGGACGGATGGTTGATCGCCATCGCCTGCGTGATCATGCCGCCCATCGACGCGCCGACCACATGGGCGGGGCCGGTGCCGAGCGCCTCCAGCAGGGCGGCTGCGTCCGCGGCCATGTCCTCGACCGTGTACCCGACGTTCTTCAGTGCCCGGCGACGGATCATGGCCGCCAGCACGCGGTTCTGGCTCGGCGGTTCCCCGTTGGTCTGGGTGGAGAGACCGATGTCGCGGTTGTCGAACCGGATGACCTGGTAGCCCTCGTCCACGAAGAGGTCGACGAACTCCTCGGGCCAGTCGATGAGCTGGCCGGCGAGACCCATGACGAAGAGGATGGGCTCGCCCTCGCCCCGGACGTCGTACTCGAGGTTCATGCCGGTGGAAACGTCGATGGAAGCCATGGCAACCGAGCGTAGAGCCGCCCGGTGGGTTCGTCACCAGGTCGGGGGGGAGGCGAGCCCGGTCAGTCCGCCAGCGCGGGGTGGTTCCGGAAGTGCTCCAGCGCGTCGGGGTTCGCGAGCGCCTCGGTGTTCTGCACCGCATCGCCGTGGACCACGGCGCGCACGCCCAGCTCGACGATCTTGCCGCTGCGGGTCCGGGGGATCTCCGGGACCTGACCGATGACCGCAGGGACGTGGCGGGGCGTGGCACCGGCACGGACGACCGCCCGGATCTCGTCGGCGAGGTCGTCGTCCAACGTGCGGCCCTCCTCGAGGACGACGAAGAGGACCACGCGGGTGTCGCCGTCGACCTCCTGACCGATCACGATCGCCTCGACGACGCCCGGCACCTTGTCGACCTGGCGGTAGATCTCCGCCGTGCCGATGCGGACGCCGCCCGGATTGAGGGTCGCGTCGCTGCGACCGTGGATGACGACGCCCCCGGCAGCGGTCCACTCGGCGAAGTCGCCCTGGTGCCACACTCCCGGAATCCGCTCGAAGTAGGCGGCGCGGTAGCGCTCGTCGCCTGGGTCGTCGTGGAATCCGAGTGGCATCGAAGGGAAGGCGTTGCGGCAGACGAGCTCGCCCCGCACGCCCGGCGGGAGGCGATTGCCGACTTCGTCGACCACATCGATGTCGAGGCCGAGGGCCGGTCGCTGGATCTCGCCGGCGTGGACGGGGCCCGTCGGATCGCCGAGGACGAGGCAGCCGCAGAGGTCGGTCCCGCCGGAGATCGAGGCGAGGTGGAGATCGCGCTTGATCCGCTCGTGGACCGTCACGAAGCCTTCGGCGACGAGTGTCGAACCGGTCGAGGTGAGGGTGCGCAGCGCCGCGAGGTCGTGGGTGTCGGCGGGGGAGAGGGCGGACTTCCCGAGCGCTTCGATGAACTTGGCCGACGTCCCGAAGAGCGTGATCCCGGTCTCGTCGGCGAGGTCGAAGAGGCGGTTGCCGTCGGGGTGGAACGGCGACCCGTCGTAGAGCACGAGCGTGGCCCCGCTCGCCAGGGCGGACGCGAGCCAGTTCCACATCATCCACCCGGCGGTCGTGAAGTAGAAGACCCGGTCGCCGGGGCGGATGTCGCAGTGCAACTGGTGCTCCACCAGGTGTTTCAGCAGCACCCCGCCGGCGCGATGGACGATGCACTTCGGCTTGCCCGTGGTGCCGGAGCTGAACAGGACGTACCACGGGTGATCGAACGGAAGGCGAACGAAGTCGGGCTCGCGAGGCTCGATCCCGTCCACGAATGCATCGAGCGTGAGGGCGTCGGGGATGTCACCGGTCCCGCCCTCGCCGAAGAACGGGACGACCACCACCTGCTCGAGTGTCGGCAGCTGCGCCCGTATCTCCGCCAGCGGCGCCAGCCGATCGTGGACCGTCCCGCCGTAGAGATAGGCATCGCAGGCGAAGAGCAGTGTGGGCTCGATCTGTCCGAACCGGTCGACGACACCGTCGACCCCGAAGTCCGGCGACGTCGACGAGAACGTCGCCCCGATCGACGCGGCGGCGAGCATCACGGCATACGTCTCGGGGATGTTCGGCAGCCAGACGACGACACGGTCGCCCTCGCCGACGCCGGCGCGCCGCATGGCGGTCTGGAGCTGCCCGACCATCGTGCGGAGCTCGTCGCGGCCGATCGTGCGCCGGATCGATCCGTCCTCACTGTGGAAGACCATCGCGGGTTCGGACCCGGTGTGGGACAGGAGGTTCTCGGCCACGTTGAGTCGGGCGTCGGGGAAGAACCGGGTGTCGGTGAGATGGTCGCCACCGACGATGACCCGAGCGCCCCGGTCGCCGATGACGCCGAGCCGATCCCACGCGGCCGACCAGAAGCCGGCCGTGTCCGCGACCGACCACGCGTGGAGCGATTCGTAGTCGTCGTGTCCGACCGCCCGGGCGAACGCGGTCAGGTTCGCGGCGGCGACCCGCTCCGGCGACGGCCGCCACACCGGTTCAGCCCGTCGCGGGCCATCAGGGCGACCTTCCAGCGTCATCCGCGGCCACCGTAGCCGCCCCCTTCGGGCTTCTTAACCGAGTTGTGGTCGTGAGACGACCACAACTCAACGCGGAAGGGTGGGGGCGGAAGGGTGGGGTCAGTCCTCGGTGGACTCCAGGTCCTCGGCCGCCGCGGCCCACTCGTCGGTCAGGCGGGCGGCGAGATCCTTGGCGTCGTCGTGGAGCGTGGCGAGCCGGTGGACCTCCTCCGGTTGGTCGTAGATCTCCGGATCGGCCAGCTGGTCGTGGAGCTCGACGACCTTCGCCTCCGCGATCTCCAGGTCCTTCTCGAGCTTCCTGACCCGCTTGCGGAGGTCCGCGGTCGCCTGGCGGGACTGCGCGGTCTCGCGTCGCTTCTCGACTCGCTGGTCCGTCTTCCGGCTCGGCGGGCTGGCCGCGGCACGCCCGCCGTCGGCGGACAGACCCCGACCGCTGAAGACCTTCGCCGGATCGGGCGGCGTGAGGACCTCGTCGGGCACCCCGTCGTGCCAGGTCGCCGTGCCGTCGCGGATCTCGATCAGGGCATCGGCCACGTTGCGGATCAGGTGGCGGTCGTGGGTGACGAGCAGGACCGTGCCCGGATACGCGGTGAGGGCGTCCTCCAACACGTCGCAGCTCGGCAGGTCGAGATGGTTGGTCGGCTCGTCGAGCACGAGGAGGTTGACGGGCTCGATCATGGTGCGGGCCAGGGCGAGCCGGGTCCGCTCACCGCCCGAGAGGTCCCGGATGTAGCGGTCGGCGGCGTCGCCGGGGAAGCCGAACGATCCGAGCACCGTGCGGAGATTGCGCTTGCCCGGGTCGATGCCGCCGGAGAACGCCTCGATCACCATCTTGTCGAGGTCGAGCTCGTCGGCCTGGTGCTGGTGGAACGTGGCGATCGACACGTTGTTCCCCAGCTCGGCCGAGCCGTGCGTCGCTTCGAGTTCGCCGAGGATCAGCTTGAGCAGCGTGGTCTTGCCGCCGCCGTTCGGGCCGACGAGCGCGACGGTCTGCCCGCGCTCGATCGCGAGGTTGACGTTGCTGACCACAGGAACCCCGGCCTCGTACCCGACGGTCGCGTCGTGGAACTCGGCCACCGTGCGCGACGAGCGGGGCGGCTCCGGAAAGGCGAACCGGGCGACGAGCTCCTTGCGGGTGGGCACCTCGATCTTGTCGAGCTTCTCGAGGGTCTTGATACGGCTCTGCACCTGGCGGGCCTTGGTGGCCTTGTAGCGGAAGCGATCGATGAACTGCTCGACCTTCGCGATCTCACGGGCCTGGCGGGCGGCGGCGGCCTCGATGCGTTGGAGACGTTCCTCGCGCTGCACGACGAACTCGGCGAACCCGCCCGTGTACTCGAGCGAGGTGCCCTCGGCGAGTTCGACGACGCGGTTCGCCACGGCGTCGATGAAGTCACGATCGTGGCTGACGAACAGGAGCGCGCCCGACCAGTTCGCGAGCTGCTGTTCGAGCCACGCGACGGAGTCGACGTCAAGATGGTTGGTCGGCTCGTCCAGCACGAGGATGTCCGGTTTGGCGAGCAGCAGGCGGGCGAGGGCGACACGCATGCGCCAGCCGCCGGACAGTTCGCGCACCGGTCGCTCGGCGGCGTCGGGCTTGAAGCCGAGGCCGGCGAGCACCTTGTGCGCCTCGGCCTCGAGGGCGTAGCCGCCCATCGACTCGAACCGTCCCTGTACCTCGCCGTACTCGGCCAGCACCGTGTCCTGGTCGGCATCGGGGTCGCCCATGAGCGCTTCGAGTTCCCGGAGGCGATCGGACATCGCGGTGAGCTCGCCGGCGCCGGCGAGCACCTCCTCCATGACGGACCCGGTTGCCGTGTCGACGAGGTCCTGAGGGAGGTAGCCGAGCACCATGTCGCGGGGCTTGGTGATCGTTCCGGCGTCCGGGACCTCCGCGCCGACGAGGATCTCGATGAGCGACGTCTTGCCCGTGCCGTTCCCACCGACGAGCGCGATGCGGCGCCCGGGCGACAGCTCGAGGGTGACGTCCTCGAAGAGGGTCCGGGGTCCGTAGGAGCGCGCGAGTCCGGAGGCCGTGAGCATCGCGACTCAGTGGAAGAAGTCGTGGAGCGCGCCCTCGGCCCGCTCGGCGACACGGGGATCCGGCTCGACGGACTCGAGCGCGCCGAGCCAGGTGATCGACGCGAAGCCGGCCATCACTGCGCCGGTGTCGTCGCTCTCCGGCGTCTGCAGCGCATCGCCCCACGACATCTCGACGTGGTAGGTGTCGTCGTGTCCGACCTTGGGGGTCAGGTTCGCCTTCGCCATCGACCGAGGTGGCGCGCTGCCGACGTCGGTGCGTTTCCAGCCCTCCATTTCGGCGGCGGGCCGGTTCGGCACGTTGATGTTGACGACGACCGGATGCGTAGGCAGGTCGGCGACGAGCTGCTCGACCACGAGGGCGGCGACGTCGGCGGCGCCCTGCCACTCCTGGCCGGTCAGGACGTCTTCCATGGCCTGGCCCTCGACGCCCCAGCTGTCGACGGACTGGCTCACGGCGACGGAGTTGATGCCACCGTTGCGGGCGGTGAGACAGGCGCCGACGGTGCCCGAGTGGTACACGCTGCGACCGACGTTGGCGCCGGGATTGATCCCCGACACGACCAGATCGATGTCGCCGAACGCGCCGAGCCGGCCGAACATCGCGCACAGGGCCGGCGCCGCGGTGACCGACCAGGCCTCGTCGATCCCGTCGACGTCGGTGCGGTGCACCTCGGGCCTCATGAGCCAGATCGAACCGATGGCGGCGCCGTAGCCGGAGTACTCCTTGTCCGGCGCCACGATCACGACGTCGCCGAAGGGCTTCATCGCCCGGGCGAGGACATGCAGGCCGATGGAGTCGATGCCGTCGTCGTTGGTGACCAGAATGCGCACCCGTCGACCCTATCGGCGTGGCTCGGCGAGCAGAGTCGACCGCCGGGCTCTCACCGTTCTCTCACTTGTGTGTGCGACGCTGGTCGCGTGGCCACGATTCTGATTGCCGAGGACGACCGGCGCGTCCGCGAGTCGCTGGACCGCGCCCTGCAGCTGGAGGGATACGAGGTGCTGACCGCGAGCGACGGGGCCCGTGCGCTCGAACTGCACCGTGACGAAGCGCCCGACCTGCTGTTGCTCGACGTGTCGATGCCCAACGTCGACGGCCTCACCGTGTGCCGGACCGTGCGCTCGAAGGGCGACGACACGCCGATCCTCATGCTGACGGCGCGCCACGAGGTCGAGGATCGGGTCGCCGGCCTCGACGCCGGCGCCGATGACTATCTCGTCAAGCCGTTCGCGCTCGAGGAGCTGCTCGCCCGGGTGCGGGCTCGGCTCCGCACGACCGTGGTCGACGAGGGCCATCTCACCCTCGGCGATCTGGTCGTCGATCTCGAAGGACGGCGCGTCGACCGCGCCGGCCGGGTCCTCGAGTTGAGTCGCACGGAATTCGATCTGTTGGAGGTGCTCGTGCGCAACGCGGGCGTCGTGCTCGGCCGCGACGTCCTCTACGAGCGGGTGTGGGGCGGCGAGCTCGACATCGAGTCCAAGACCCTCGATGTCTACATCGGCTACCTCCGCAGGAAGCTCGAGGAGGGTGACGCACCGCGTCTCGTGCACACCGTTCGAGGGATGGGCTACGTCGCCCGGGACGACGCATGACCCTTCGCGTTCGCATCGTCGCCGTCGTCATGACCGTGGTCGCCGTGGTTGTCATCGTGGTCGGCGTCTCGCTGCATCGGAGCACGGAATCGTCGCTCGTTGCGGAGATCGACAACGATCTCCTCGCACGCGTGAACCCGGTCGTCGACCAGAACAGCCGCCTCGCGGCGCTCGATCTCGAACAGCTGGCGGCGTTCCGTGGGGATCCGGACGAATCGGTCATCGGGCCCCCGCGGGCCGGGCGCACCGACCCGTTCGGTGCGGTCGTCGGCTTCGACGCTCTGGCCCGGGTCGTTGCTCCGAACGGCACGGTGCGGGGGACGCTCGATGCCGGCTTCGACGCGCCGACGGACTCGGCGCTGCTCGCCGAGGCGCGGCTCGCACCGGTGCTCTCCGATGGCGATGCCGACGGCGAGCGGCTCCGCGTCGTGACCGCCGCGTTGCCGGGGGCCAGCTTCGTGCAACTCGCCCGTCCGCTCGACGAGGTCGATGCCGTGCTCGACGACCTGCGCCGCAACACGGTGCTGATCGGCGCCCTCGCCATCGTCGGGGCCGGCGTCGCGGCCTGGTTCATCGCCGGTCGAACGGCGCGGCCGATCCGGGAGCTCACGGAGGCGACCGAGCAGATCGCGG is a genomic window containing:
- a CDS encoding molybdopterin-dependent oxidoreductase, with the protein product MSDTTTDQQWHQTACNLCSVNCGVEIKLGDDGRTFARVRGDKANPASQGYTCEKALRLDHYQNGPHRLTSPMRRTADGSYEEIDWDTAIREVAAGLARVRDEHGGETIFYYGGGGQGNHLPGGYSGATRKALGMKYSSNALAQEKTGEFWVDGQLFGAMSCHTTPDMEHTACAVFLGKNPWHSHGIPRARTVIKEIANDPERTLVIIDPRVTESAELADIHLQVRPGGDAWLLGTMLAILLTEGLADRAYLAEHANRLDELEALVAGVDLDVWADKAGIPLDEIRHATETIAAAESCAIFEDLGIQMAPHSTLNSWLEKLIFILTGNFGVKGGMNLHTAFGKLSGGGGGGDRRTPVGNHRILGGLMPCNGIPDEILTTHPDRFRAAFVESSNPIHSLADSPRWREAFEALEFSVVIDVAMTETARCADYVLPASSQYEKAEATFFTLEFPENYFHLRKPLVAPLEGTLPEPEIHRRLCRELGAYTDDDLAPLHAAAAEGLDAYADAFFTVLGDNPGLGKLLPVVLYETLAPVMPEGMESAAAIWGLSQTFVAGNADSAARAGFTTGNELFEAIVTSPSGVAFSRDPYDVTWERMRHEDKKIDLVVDELVDEFRSLADEDPRVHDDEFPFILAAGERRSSTANTAMRDPEWRRKHPTTGLRLCTEDAAKLGVEDGAKIRIVTKRGETVSSVEISDSMRPGHISLPNGQGLSYPDADPEIDLGVSPNELTSIEDRDWFAGTPHHKHVRARLERV
- the rarD gene encoding EamA family transporter RarD, producing MNRGVLIGASAYVLWGLSPIYWRLVDDVGSLDVVLARTVATAFLLLALHVGGRTFTRMRSHIADRRAAGMFVLSATLLGGNWLIFVWAVTNERVIETSLGYFINPLLSVVLGVLVLGERLRVGSMVAVAIAAVGVMILTIDVGSLPWVSLSLAASFAAYGLIRKTSPAGSLDGLTLEMLALVPIALVALAIRAAMGDGIAGVSVPGRDLWLLGAGVMTGAPLLLFANAARRIELWLVGMLQFIAPTLQFILGAVVWNEPWSGGQVVGFVFIWSALGVFVVDQVRSARGQVMMSSASRSRI
- a CDS encoding phosphotransferase, translated to MVASEGTVTPAIIADPAEVTGHWLQRVLAANGHDVEIVSISRESVGTGQMAHNERYKLTYAGDAGDAPASVVIKFPSPSEESRAAGAAGGYRNEVRFYTDLAPDLAVVVPDCLYGAVADDSTVFTLVLEDLAPARQGDQIAGAPDEQVLLAVENLAGLHAPRWDDPTLDDIEWLQASGADAIAYIEMITPMFVDRYQARLSDDARTMVETFAANIGNWIEREPAARTLVHGDYRLDNLMFASAYGGAPVSTVDWQTIGVAAGGRDVGYLLGNSAEPEDRRRHEPEALERYRVAMAAAGVELTPDEVMDQYRHGSFQGPFVTMLGSILVGQTDRGDDMFMAMIERAAAQILDLDALDIIT
- a CDS encoding alpha/beta hydrolase, whose protein sequence is MASIDVSTGMNLEYDVRGEGEPILFVMGLAGQLIDWPEEFVDLFVDEGYQVIRFDNRDIGLSTQTNGEPPSQNRVLAAMIRRRALKNVGYTVEDMAADAAALLEALGTGPAHVVGASMGGMITQAMAINHPSKVRSICSIMSNTSDKKNGGVAFSLMAKLGRRPAPTLENAVDESVVLFRAISGDHFDEEEHRKRSQEGVSRSFTPAGVARQTAAIAGSPDRTARLGKVTVPALVVHGLQDPLVKPSGGIATAKAIPGSRLLMFGDMGHDLPRPRWLELRDAILTNIRRAG
- a CDS encoding acetoacetate--CoA ligase; translated protein: MTLEGRPDGPRRAEPVWRPSPERVAAANLTAFARAVGHDDYESLHAWSVADTAGFWSAAWDRLGVIGDRGARVIVGGDHLTDTRFFPDARLNVAENLLSHTGSEPAMVFHSEDGSIRRTIGRDELRTMVGQLQTAMRRAGVGEGDRVVVWLPNIPETYAVMLAAASIGATFSSTSPDFGVDGVVDRFGQIEPTLLFACDAYLYGGTVHDRLAPLAEIRAQLPTLEQVVVVPFFGEGGTGDIPDALTLDAFVDGIEPREPDFVRLPFDHPWYVLFSSGTTGKPKCIVHRAGGVLLKHLVEHQLHCDIRPGDRVFYFTTAGWMMWNWLASALASGATLVLYDGSPFHPDGNRLFDLADETGITLFGTSAKFIEALGKSALSPADTHDLAALRTLTSTGSTLVAEGFVTVHERIKRDLHLASISGGTDLCGCLVLGDPTGPVHAGEIQRPALGLDIDVVDEVGNRLPPGVRGELVCRNAFPSMPLGFHDDPGDERYRAAYFERIPGVWHQGDFAEWTAAGGVVIHGRSDATLNPGGVRIGTAEIYRQVDKVPGVVEAIVIGQEVDGDTRVVLFVVLEEGRTLDDDLADEIRAVVRAGATPRHVPAVIGQVPEIPRTRSGKIVELGVRAVVHGDAVQNTEALANPDALEHFRNHPALAD
- a CDS encoding ABC-F family ATP-binding cassette domain-containing protein; translated protein: MLTASGLARSYGPRTLFEDVTLELSPGRRIALVGGNGTGKTSLIEILVGAEVPDAGTITKPRDMVLGYLPQDLVDTATGSVMEEVLAGAGELTAMSDRLRELEALMGDPDADQDTVLAEYGEVQGRFESMGGYALEAEAHKVLAGLGFKPDAAERPVRELSGGWRMRVALARLLLAKPDILVLDEPTNHLDVDSVAWLEQQLANWSGALLFVSHDRDFIDAVANRVVELAEGTSLEYTGGFAEFVVQREERLQRIEAAAARQAREIAKVEQFIDRFRYKATKARQVQSRIKTLEKLDKIEVPTRKELVARFAFPEPPRSSRTVAEFHDATVGYEAGVPVVSNVNLAIERGQTVALVGPNGGGKTTLLKLILGELEATHGSAELGNNVSIATFHQHQADELDLDKMVIEAFSGGIDPGKRNLRTVLGSFGFPGDAADRYIRDLSGGERTRLALARTMIEPVNLLVLDEPTNHLDLPSCDVLEDALTAYPGTVLLVTHDRHLIRNVADALIEIRDGTATWHDGVPDEVLTPPDPAKVFSGRGLSADGGRAAASPPSRKTDQRVEKRRETAQSRQATADLRKRVRKLEKDLEIAEAKVVELHDQLADPEIYDQPEEVHRLATLHDDAKDLAARLTDEWAAAAEDLESTED
- a CDS encoding 5'/3'-nucleotidase SurE; its protein translation is MRILVTNDDGIDSIGLHVLARAMKPFGDVVIVAPDKEYSGYGAAIGSIWLMRPEVHRTDVDGIDEAWSVTAAPALCAMFGRLGAFGDIDLVVSGINPGANVGRSVYHSGTVGACLTARNGGINSVAVSQSVDSWGVEGQAMEDVLTGQEWQGAADVAALVVEQLVADLPTHPVVVNINVPNRPAAEMEGWKRTDVGSAPPRSMAKANLTPKVGHDDTYHVEMSWGDALQTPESDDTGAVMAGFASITWLGALESVEPDPRVAERAEGALHDFFH
- a CDS encoding response regulator transcription factor; this translates as MATILIAEDDRRVRESLDRALQLEGYEVLTASDGARALELHRDEAPDLLLLDVSMPNVDGLTVCRTVRSKGDDTPILMLTARHEVEDRVAGLDAGADDYLVKPFALEELLARVRARLRTTVVDEGHLTLGDLVVDLEGRRVDRAGRVLELSRTEFDLLEVLVRNAGVVLGRDVLYERVWGGELDIESKTLDVYIGYLRRKLEEGDAPRLVHTVRGMGYVARDDA